The sequence TAAAATTCTCCAACAATTTGACAGCTTCACCTGGTAAGTTGCAATGATGCAATACATTACAAAACACTTATTTACAACATCATTTGGGTTTCTGCAGTGCCCCTTTCACAATACAGAGATTGTGTGAACTCTTGTGTGCCCCAAGGAAGCACTACAAGAGAACAGACAAGTTCATGCGAGGCATAGAGAAGAACCTTTTAGTTGTTACCACAGTAGACCCAGAGCAAAGGTGATTTCAGTCTTGCTTAATATTCAACAAGTATTGACTCTTATTTCTcctgtttttctattctctcCAGGAAACGTTCCGAATCAGTATCTTCTTCTCAAACGTTAGTTAACGGCGTTGTTGACATTAATGTGGGTTCCAGTCGACCACTTGCCACCTTCGCTGCCAAGAACGACTCTAGACCGGTTTCGGCTGCCTCAGACACTGCATCAGTTTCAGATGGTGAGATACCACCAACgagattttctatttgattagtTCTACTAGAGAGATGCCTAATTTGCTTTGCTTCATTCCTTCGTTCGTTCGCAGCTGACTCTGGCATTTCAGACACCGAAGACGAGGATAAGCCGGCACGAAAAGAGCTGGTATTGATCAAGGCATCTGGCACAGCAGAACCACAAGACCAAGGCGAGGCAAAAGAAACTACAAATGGTGCTGTCGATCAAGAAGAAGCCAAGCCgttgccaacaacaacagaaacggTCTCTCCTGCACTTGTCGAGTCGCCAGTGACACCGGCTGTCGTGACCAGCGAGGAGACTCCCACCGTCCAGATGCCCGAAGATGCAACAGGGTCGTCTACTAGTGAATCCGAGAAAGTCGTAGTAAAGGAAGATGAAGCAACGCCCAGTGAAGAGGACAGTGCCAAGAGCATCGATGTCGAGAGCGTGGCCTCTGAAGAGAAACCAGTCGACATGGAAGAAGAGGAATCGGCACCTCCGAAACTCGTtacgaaagaagaaacgacCGCAGATGAGCGAATAGTCGAAGTACAACCACAAGAAAGTGAAATGACGATAGCTCCGGAGGTGAGtcaaccaccaccagcagcagcactgagCGAAACGTTAGAGACGCCAGTCAGTGATAAGAAACGACCACTGGAGAAAGCAGTTGATGGAGATGAAGAAGACGACAGTGAACACAGTCCCGACGCAAAACAACCGAGATTTTTCAGTCCTGATAAGGTAATATCACATCGGTTTTATGATGAAAATAACGATTTAATGTCATTTCTGCCAGCAGGTGATAGAAGACAATCCCGTTCCAGCACAGACGACCGACACTCAAGTCgccgaagaagaacaaaatgcCGTGACACCATCACTGGAAACAGTGAAAAAACCGGCAGAAACGGATCCTCTAGTTCCTGCAACGGAAAGCCATTAAATCATCAGAtgacaaacaaattcaaaaactggaacattttgtttttttcgcgtGCTCACATTCtcggatttttcaaaaattaattttttttttctttcatcaacTATAAACTTGCTGCTCTCGGTCTCTTACACTCAACTGTGCCACGAATGGAAAAGACCAACGTGccctcctccaccaccaccaccaccgtgtCACGTCCCTGTTCTCTTCCAaggattattttgttttttccacggGATTTTTGGGTGACTTAATTGATTCGGTCAGCTTAATTTGCTGGCCTTCCTATTCCTCCACttttctctgtctctctcccaccttctgtcctttttttttaaatctctagCGTTGATtgagttcattttttacaaatcaataaaataaaaagtctcaCTGAAATTGCAATGTTGAAAATGACCTGAAAACCGAATTTAgaccaaaaaaaacacatgggtttgttatttatttgctTGACGCGAATACAAGGCTAGGAAACCACACAACAGCAAGTGCAGATAGGTTTGCCAGAGACCGAGAACTTAGGATTCATTTTTGacatgtcttttttctttcttttcttgtccagCTGATCAAAACGTGTAAATCAccactgtacacacacatcacTTGACACATACATTCGCTTACAAGAATGGAtacaattcttttttatttgattgggttttttttgtttttgtttactgtaAAAGAAtgttggaggggggggggagagaaagtgAAGATCATgaggggggagaagaaaacaaaagtcaGCGTGACACGAAGATAGAAATGAACGGCGGGAGAGTCTGGGGGACAACATTCGTTCTCGTGAAACACGGGGAGGAAAAAGAACAGAATTTTAGgcagtttttctttcaacaaaaaagaaatttttttttctttgctcacCACATGGGAACCGACCACAACGGCATATTACATCACGCAAAAATCGCCGAAAAACAgaaaggaaattatttttttttctgctggaCATGCGACTCGCGTTTCTCATTTGTTTCGTGTCGAATGTCAAACACTGGCAGTTGCACAAAACAAATGAcacaacattttgaaaaaataaaagataaacaaACGAAAATACATTTaaactcatttcttttttctttagaaaaataaaacaaaagaataaaaaataataataataaaattttgtctttaaaaaaaaacaaactcttttcaagAGTAGGCCATtcttcaaaattgaatttgaactctTTGAGAGGATGCCCAGACtgtgacacacacaaacaattgtaaaataggaaaacttgtgtttcttttctctcactCTTATGCTTTTCCTATGTATAGAATATGTATAGAATATATCAAAAATCAttcaaacaaaccaaaataaattgaaaaaaaattctgacatttttaaaaattttagcccgcgaaattttgaaatcaaaattttttgtggGGGGACGCTTTCAGCAGGGCCACACAATCACACACAAACGCACAGACACATTTGAATTTATGAATTCCTCACATTTTCTCTTAGCTTTAGCTGTGTGGTCACACGTGGTTCCTACATGGTTAATTCATTAGAGCAAGaataggggggaaaaaacaacaaactctGATAAGcccgaattaaatttttaaacaaagaaCATGGCGGAGGGATAGAGGaggtgaaaacaaaaaaaccaaagaatttcaactatttcttctttcttttcgttcaGTGTCGGTGTCCAGTTTAACGGGGGTAAACCAGAAAAATatgcttatttatttatattataaagATGCGTCCAAATTTTGGAATTCGGACGCacctttcttctcttttggctaaattttcttatttttttgttttgtttgttgtacaAAATTTGTTGACGTTTCAAAACTGGATCGAGAGATTAGAATTAGAATTCcacacacgcacgcacacACTGACAGTCACTCGCAGGTAGGTAGACACAATTTCTCACGCggccagaaaaagaagaagaagtgataTATACCTATCATTCCgtaatttagtttttcttcCGGGTGGGGCGGCCCtgtgagaggagagagagattttGGATGCATTGGTCTTTTAAGCACAACAATTGttttgaattgaaacaatGCGGAGGAAGGTGGCAAAAGGACGACAAGGGAGAGAACGGACGACGAAGATAACAAtcaagacgacgacgaataaACTTGTTTGAGGacgatgtttttttctttttttaaaaaatagcggCTATCTGTGAATGGCCGAATTCAGCAGGAAAGGAACGTAAAACATTTTACTCTCCAGCAGCAAGGTAGCAGCCGATTGGACCTAGACGTtataaaagttgaaaaaatagaaaatgaatttccgtTGATTCAATTAAGAGAGGGAAAACGTGAACGTGTCAGTACCTCAGGTAAACGTGTGAGGAGATCAGAAAATCGCCCAGGCGATTGTGGATAGTTGTGTTCGACATAGCTCTGCAGACACTGCATGTATCGTTCTTGAATGGCTTCCAGTTCGACGCTGCCGCTACCTTTGGCTATCGGGACGGGATGAGCTCATTGATTATCGATTCCGTTTAAATGATTTAAAGCCGGAAGAGAAAGGTCAACTTACGTTGGCTGAGCATGGCAATGACTTTGAGACAGACATACTCCTCCATCCGCAATTGGCTCCTTTGGAGCATCATCGTGACGTGAGTGATGCGCTCCACCATGAGTCCCACGTCCTGTCTCAACTGGTCCAGGGTCAAGGGTCGACCCATCATGGCGGCTAAACATGTTTGAAGGGTGACTAGGTTGGCCGATacctaaaatatttcaatcaatttcatttgattagaATTTTCGACTTTAAATTGAAAAGTTTGTGACTTTACCTGCTGGACGAAATCATGCTCAGTGGGTTCTGGTCCTGACCACGTCTTGCGCGGCCCGTGGATGGCCTGATAGGCCGAAGTGGTCAGCACCAGTAGCTCGTGCCATTTGTGCGTCAGCAATCGCGTGTGCACCTCGACGGGCAGCTCAGAGTAGAACGGAAGACGTTTGGTCCACTGCACCAGCTTGTAGACTATAGAGTCGCCGATTTGGCAGAGTTTGTCCGACAGCTCGGCCTTCGTGTCCAGCAACTCGTCcaactgaaataaaaaaatgaccaaaaaatgttgtaaaagagcaaaattgaattattggaaattggaAATTTACCTTCAAGGTGGCAATATCTTCAAACTCATCACAATAAATGAGCGTGCAAATGGTGGGCATGGCCGTCTCGTAAGGCATACTGATGGCGTCCCGGCTGGACGTGACGGTGCTTTCCAATCGTCGCCTCAAATGGAGCACCTCGCTCGGATTCGTCAGCGCCGTCTTGAGAATGTTGCCGTTGGCGATCCGTGgcacttgttgttgttgctgctgctgctggcccgatCCGCCCATCATCCCGTGGTGGTGAAGCTGCTggagctgttgttgttgttgttgttgctgatggtgttgttgttgttgatccaTGACAACAATGCCGGGCGGGGACTTTCGATGAATTCCGTTAGTGCTCATcacctgctgctgttgttgttgctggatctTGCCGTTGGCAATGGCATTGGCTTCGAGAACGGCCTTGACGCCCAGTGCGGCGGCTGCGGCCGAAACGGCCGTCACACCGTTGGTGGCGGTGGTTCCCGGCGGACTTTTATTGTTGTTCTTCTTGTGCTTCCGGTATTTGACCTTGTAGAGGTTGTAAACAGCGCCGGAATTCCTTCCGCCGGGCATCCTGTCCTCCCTGACGGCGGCCAGGACCATGCCCTGGGCGAGGCACTTTTGGAAACGGCAATACTGGCACCGATTCCGCTGGGCCTTTGTGATCTCGCAATTGCCTTCCGCCACGCAAGTGTACACCCGCTTATTCTGCACCGTCCGCTTGAAAAAGCCTTTGCACCTGtccacaaataaaaacaaaaacaattcaatcatCTGATCATCCGGAATTGTCccattcatttgtttgtttcttaccCTTCACAGGTGATGATTCCGTAATGGAGTCCGGTGGCTTTGTCCTCGCAGATCATGCAAATCATGGGCGTGTCTTCATCGTCCTCCTCCATCCGGTTGCCATCGCCGTGGCTGTTGCTGCCGTTGACGGCGGACGGGCGACCTCCGCCGTTGATGGTCGTCACGATGGACGACGGAAGCTGATGGATGGCCGATGTCGGGTGATTATGAGTGCCGTTGTCATGGTGACCATTGCTGTGAAGGTGATTGCTGTTGTGGTGGACATTGTTGGAGCTGACGATGATGGACGACCGACCGGAACAGACGGAATAATCCAACGCTTGCGAATCCGGcctttgctgttgctgctgttgttgttgttgcttgaTGGCAGCGGCGGATCGCTCGGCGTTTTCCCAGAGCCGCTCCATCGAGAGAGGCTGGCTGGATGAAGTGGGAGGAGCCATGGCGCTGGAAGCCGCTGAAATGGGAggcgaggaagaagaagacgacgaggaagaagaggaggatgaagaagaagaagacgacgaattGGTGGATCGCGACGAGAGGTGGAGAGCTGGCGGACgcgagatggaaggcggaagCCCTTGGTGGTGTCCGCCAGTACTCTCAGCTAACCGTGCGGATGACATAAAGTGGCCGTTGGTGGCCCGATCCATCGACGGAGGCGTGTCCGGAAAAGGATATCCGCCTGGCGGATGGTGATGGTTCCTGGCCACCGTCAGTAGACCCAAGGCCGGAGGAGAACCGGATCCTTGGTGGTGATGCCGTGATGATGAGGACGACGACGCCGACAGCGacgaggaagaggaggagcaCGACGTCGACGTGGTGGGCGTCTGAACCCGGAGCGGAGTGGCAAAATGCGGCGGAGTCGACGATCCAGCGGCCACGCcattcgaagaagaagaagatgatgaggaTGTCGATGATAATGATGAGGTTGGACTCAATCGCTGGATGTTGACCACACTCGGCCTCTCTGTTGGGCTCACGGTGCTGCTGCTCGGACTGTTGGCCTGCTGGATCGTtccaaattcaaatcatttaaaatcaaattgaattttggccaggggaaaatttagaaattttacCTGCGGAGGAGATGACCTGGATACGACGCCGTGACGTCGATCGGACGATGACTGGGCCAAACTGAGCAAtccgtcaatggacaaccggaTGCTGGCGGCATCTTGCATGTTGTTGCTATTCATTTGCTTGACGCTGCCTGGACGGTTCTGGTGAACGGCCATCATCAAAGGTGGAGGAGGTTGTTGAACTTCCGATCCGTTGGGCACCGATCGCGGCCTGGATGGcgtcggctgctgctgatccGCCCAATGGCCGGTCCACACCATCGTTTTCACTCCGCCAGACTGGCCCAGGATCACCGACGGCACTCGGGGATTCGTTCCGGCCGCCGAATGATTCGACTGCGGTTTATTGCTGTTTCCGttgtggtgatggtggtggtgatccGGCGAGGAGCCAGGCGGAAGGGAAGGCGACGTCCTGGATCCGCCGTTGGGCGACGAATCCATGGGAACGGCACCGTGGACGACCGTGGTGCAGGTCGAGGCTCTCCGATGGCTGAAAATGATTTCCGGCCGGATTGGTTTGCTcatgtggttgttgttgtttgtcgtCGTGTGGCCGTTGGGCGAGGATTGGTTGGACCATGAGCGGATGCCGTTGTGTTCGGAACTGCTGACCGAAGTGGCCGACGACGGACTGTGTTGTCGACTTTCCGTCTTGACGATCGCCGCTGGTGAATGAGCGGAAGGATCCATTCTTCCGGCGGAAGCGGTGGTGGAAGTGGATCCTTTGGAACCGAAACTTTCGGCTGCCGGCTCCTTGATCCGCGTCCGGTGCGGATCTTCATCGTGGAATGATGAGCCCGTCGTCGCTTTGGCCTTTGACAATTTGACGGCCTCGTTTGTCGTCTCGTCCACCTCGTCTCGATTCCGCACTCGCTtctgtggctgctgctgtcgctccatctcttcttcctcctcttccatcGCTTCCTGCTTGACAACAATCATCAAAGCGGAACCCGTTCCGGAATCCTCGCATAGTCGCAGCTGGAGGTGGTCGTCGGCGCCCAGGGAATCCGGCGTCGACCGACTTTGTTAGATCAGAAAAAGTTGTTGGTTAATAACTTATAAattttaccgctagatggcggatGCGTTTACCTTCCGCGAGAGAGCCCAGGTGAGGAGATGAATCCGCCGTCGCTGGCGCTGGATGCGGACGTTCGGGAGGATCTTTCCGGCGATTcatcctcttcatcttcttcaactccgtcatcttcgtcttcatcttcttcttgtttaatAATCCGGCCATTGCAGACGACCGTGATGCTGGCCGTCGCCGTTCCGCCATTCTCATCCGAcggatgttgttgctgttgttctcCCGCcgagctgctgttgctgggcgGATTTTCCTCGTCTGCGGCTCCGCCGACGTGATTGCTGCTGGTACTTCCGCAGCCTTCCTCGCCGCTCCTGGGCGGAGTGGCCGCGCTACAGTCGGGCGACGCCGAACTGCCCGTCTCCATCAGACTTTCACCTGTTTGGATAAACGATGAAATTGATTAACACGAATTGTTCCAGTTGTGATGGGGTTATGAGTGCGTACCGTCGCTACTGCATCGTGAATCGACTTTTCTTCGTTTGAGCTTCAGGTCCTGGAACAAGCTCATCTTTCCGCCGGAATCACTAGAGAGCACCACCGTCACCGTCATAATGTCTGCTCCTgtttggatgatgatgatcaacGTGCATGATGGATTCCAGGATCAtcaccgacgacgacgacgacgacatggaaaaacaaattggaagAAGCCGTAAGAATTTCggtcaaataaaaagaagaagttgcaAGTCaaattcttttgcgtgcagacacacacacagcgagtcccagcattggtgggtgggtgggcggTTAAAAGTGGGGTGGGGTTTGACACACTTAACGGTCATTGCATCATCAGCACCATTCTATTTgtgctctctctctatccgatctctctccttctctctctctattcgcCATAGAATCCCGCCCCTCTTTTTtgtacaccaccaccacccatcgCCACCCACTCCCGCtccctttttcccattttgtgtgttttgtttttggttttttttttttttcgctatcCTACAAGTCATTTACCCGGCGTATCTCTTCGACAAAAACCCACACAGGTGAAATCGAACACGAACGAGGGCTTTCACCCCGACCCTGACAGAAGTGGCACAGCCGAAAAGGCATTGGACgaaatttagtttttctttttcttttttgactgtTTCGTTCACATCTCGAAATCACGTCCGCCCTAAATATTATTTGATATAGTCTGATAAAAGAAGATTTCGTTATCTTTCAGTGTATAGGGGAGAGACCTATATTTTATTACATTACAATAGCACCTGTTGATTTCGGGTTCAAAGTTCACGTGACATCATTTtccgttcttttttaaatatccaaAGTCGACCcggataaataaatattacctcctcccaaaaattttgtttggtacGTACAAAAGTTCATTTTGGATATAATTGAATCGTGACGCAAGTTTTACCTGTAGATTGGCATCCACTTTAAATCACCATCGAGGTACAAATAACTGAACGTGATTGTTGTGTAGACGATTTATAAAACTGTCGAGTGACTCTCTACCAACGGCGAATTGTATTCATTATCCTTCGAATTGAATTCACCAAAAATCACTTGACACTGTTGATCACCGAAACCCAAAAATAGTCGAACCGAATGAAATGTTATAGTCTAAAACTCGTTTGTGTGTTGggtagagaaaaaataaaactgttgCGCGTTTGATGATGATTTGTGACCCGAACAGTTTGAATGTAGGACAACGACTGAGTCGACTACGAGTCTCGAGCATCAATGACtttgaaaatggaagagaaaacccgcccgtccgtccgtccgtcccgcCAC comes from Daphnia pulicaria isolate SC F1-1A chromosome 11, SC_F0-13Bv2, whole genome shotgun sequence and encodes:
- the LOC124315321 gene encoding serine/threonine-protein phosphatase 4 regulatory subunit 2-like isoform X1 translates to MENIESILDELNDYDKQKTPEIPKNLEEYINHLAKTGETLFPWLKIRGVLRHKLELVIANFKAVCPTENLPPCPNVEPFNFEIVKDKILQQFDSFTCAPFTIQRLCELLCAPRKHYKRTDKFMRGIEKNLLVVTTVDPEQRKRSESVSSSQTLVNGVVDINVGSSRPLATFAAKNDSRPVSAASDTASVSDADSGISDTEDEDKPARKELVLIKASGTAEPQDQGEAKETTNGAVDQEEAKPLPTTTETVSPALVESPVTPAVVTSEETPTVQMPEDATGSSTSESEKVVVKEDEATPSEEDSAKSIDVESVASEEKPVDMEEEESAPPKLVTKEETTADERIVEVQPQESEMTIAPEVSQPPPAAALSETLETPVSDKKRPLEKAVDGDEEDDSEHSPDAKQPRFFSPDKQVIEDNPVPAQTTDTQVAEEEQNAVTPSLETVKKPAETDPLVPATESH
- the LOC124315321 gene encoding serine/threonine-protein phosphatase 4 regulatory subunit 2-like isoform X2, which codes for MENIESILDELNDYDKQKTPEIPKNLEEYINHLAKTGETLFPWLKIRGVLRHKLELVIANFKAVCPTENLPPCPNVEPFNFEIVKDKILQQFDSFTCAPFTIQRLCELLCAPRKHYKRTDKFMRGIEKNLLVVTTVDPEQRKRSESVSSSQTLVNGVVDINVGSSRPLATFAAKNDSRPVSAASDTASVSDADSGISDTEDEDKPARKELVLIKASGTAEPQDQGEAKETTNGAVDQEEAKPLPTTTETVSPALVESPVTPAVVTSEETPTVQMPEDATGSSTSESEKVVVKEDEATPSEEDSAKSIDVESVASEEKPVDMEEEESAPPKLVTKEETTADERIVEVQPQESEMTIAPEVSQPPPAAALSETLETPVSDKKRPLEKAVDGDEEDDSEHSPDAKQPRFFSPDKVIEDNPVPAQTTDTQVAEEEQNAVTPSLETVKKPAETDPLVPATESH
- the LOC124315109 gene encoding hormone receptor 4-like isoform X2 yields the protein MTVTVVLSSDSGGKMSLFQDLKLKRRKVDSRCSSDGESLMETGSSASPDCSAATPPRSGEEGCGSTSSNHVGGAADEENPPSNSSSAGEQQQQHPSDENGGTATASITVVCNGRIIKQEEDEDEDDGVEEDEEDESPERSSRTSASSASDGGFISSPGLSRGSRSTPDSLGADDHLQLRLCEDSGTGSALMIVVKQEAMEEEEEEMERQQQPQKRVRNRDEVDETTNEAVKLSKAKATTGSSFHDEDPHRTRIKEPAAESFGSKGSTSTTASAGRMDPSAHSPAAIVKTESRQHSPSSATSVSSSEHNGIRSWSNQSSPNGHTTTNNNNHMSKPIRPEIIFSHRRASTCTTVVHGAVPMDSSPNGGSRTSPSLPPGSSPDHHHHHHNGNSNKPQSNHSAAGTNPRVPSVILGQSGGVKTMVWTGHWADQQQPTPSRPRSVPNGSEVQQPPPPLMMAVHQNRPGSVKQMNSNNMQDAASIRLSIDGLLSLAQSSSDRRHGVVSRSSPPQANSPSSSTVSPTERPSVVNIQRLSPTSSLSSTSSSSSSSSNGVAAGSSTPPHFATPLRVQTPTTSTSCSSSSSSLSASSSSSSRHHHQGSGSPPALGLLTVARNHHHPPGGYPFPDTPPSMDRATNGHFMSSARLAESTGGHHQGLPPSISRPPALHLSSRSTNSSSSSSSSSSSSSSSSSSSPPISAASSAMAPPTSSSQPLSMERLWENAERSAAAIKQQQQQQQQQRPDSQALDYSVCSGRSSIIVSSNNVHHNSNHLHSNGHHDNGTHNHPTSAIHQLPSSIVTTINGGGRPSAVNGSNSHGDGNRMEEDDEDTPMICMICEDKATGLHYGIITCEGCKGFFKRTVQNKRVYTCVAEGNCEITKAQRNRCQYCRFQKCLAQGMVLAAVREDRMPGGRNSGAVYNLYKVKYRKHKKNNNKSPPGTTATNGVTAVSAAAAALGVKAVLEANAIANGKIQQQQQQQVMSTNGIHRKSPPGIVVMDQQQQHHQQQQQQQQLQQLHHHGMMGGSGQQQQQQQQVPRIANGNILKTALTNPSEVLHLRRRLESTVTSSRDAISMPYETAMPTICTLIYCDEFEDIATLKLDELLDTKAELSDKLCQIGDSIVYKLVQWTKRLPFYSELPVEVHTRLLTHKWHELLVLTTSAYQAIHGPRKTWSGPEPTEHDFVQQVSANLVTLQTCLAAMMGRPLTLDQLRQDVGLMVERITHVTMMLQRSQLRMEEYVCLKVIAMLSQPKGSGSVELEAIQERYMQCLQSYVEHNYPQSPGRFSDLLTRLPEVQSAATLLLESKMFYVPFLLNSAIHR
- the LOC124315109 gene encoding hormone receptor 4-like isoform X1 gives rise to the protein MTVTVVLSSDSGGKMSLFQDLKLKRRKVDSRCSSDGESLMETGSSASPDCSAATPPRSGEEGCGSTSSNHVGGAADEENPPSNSSSAGEQQQQHPSDENGGTATASITVVCNGRIIKQEEDEDEDDGVEEDEEDESPERSSRTSASSASDGGFISSPGLSRGSRSTPDSLGADDHLQLRLCEDSGTGSALMIVVKQEAMEEEEEEMERQQQPQKRVRNRDEVDETTNEAVKLSKAKATTGSSFHDEDPHRTRIKEPAAESFGSKGSTSTTASAGRMDPSAHSPAAIVKTESRQHSPSSATSVSSSEHNGIRSWSNQSSPNGHTTTNNNNHMSKPIRPEIIFSHRRASTCTTVVHGAVPMDSSPNGGSRTSPSLPPGSSPDHHHHHHNGNSNKPQSNHSAAGTNPRVPSVILGQSGGVKTMVWTGHWADQQQPTPSRPRSVPNGSEVQQPPPPLMMAVHQNRPGSVKQMNSNNMQDAASIRLSIDGLLSLAQSSSDRRHGVVSRSSPPQQANSPSSSTVSPTERPSVVNIQRLSPTSSLSSTSSSSSSSSNGVAAGSSTPPHFATPLRVQTPTTSTSCSSSSSSLSASSSSSSRHHHQGSGSPPALGLLTVARNHHHPPGGYPFPDTPPSMDRATNGHFMSSARLAESTGGHHQGLPPSISRPPALHLSSRSTNSSSSSSSSSSSSSSSSSSSPPISAASSAMAPPTSSSQPLSMERLWENAERSAAAIKQQQQQQQQQRPDSQALDYSVCSGRSSIIVSSNNVHHNSNHLHSNGHHDNGTHNHPTSAIHQLPSSIVTTINGGGRPSAVNGSNSHGDGNRMEEDDEDTPMICMICEDKATGLHYGIITCEGCKGFFKRTVQNKRVYTCVAEGNCEITKAQRNRCQYCRFQKCLAQGMVLAAVREDRMPGGRNSGAVYNLYKVKYRKHKKNNNKSPPGTTATNGVTAVSAAAAALGVKAVLEANAIANGKIQQQQQQQVMSTNGIHRKSPPGIVVMDQQQQHHQQQQQQQQLQQLHHHGMMGGSGQQQQQQQQVPRIANGNILKTALTNPSEVLHLRRRLESTVTSSRDAISMPYETAMPTICTLIYCDEFEDIATLKLDELLDTKAELSDKLCQIGDSIVYKLVQWTKRLPFYSELPVEVHTRLLTHKWHELLVLTTSAYQAIHGPRKTWSGPEPTEHDFVQQVSANLVTLQTCLAAMMGRPLTLDQLRQDVGLMVERITHVTMMLQRSQLRMEEYVCLKVIAMLSQPKGSGSVELEAIQERYMQCLQSYVEHNYPQSPGRFSDLLTRLPEVQSAATLLLESKMFYVPFLLNSAIHR